In Methylobacterium aquaticum, the following are encoded in one genomic region:
- a CDS encoding TetR/AcrR family transcriptional regulator gives MTRRHDPDRRARILRAALDTIAEHGVTGTTHRRIAAAADVPLGSMTYHFASLDDLLTEAFTLLADTVSARFTERLAVAGTRVEACEAVVDLIVDESWATPRNLLLSYELYAYAARVPALRSVMQGWMGKSRAALEQHFSPGTARALDAMIEGLSIHRSVDREPASRAEVRAIVTRLTGDAPPLP, from the coding sequence GTGACCCGCCGCCACGATCCCGACCGCCGCGCCCGCATCCTCCGGGCGGCCCTCGACACGATCGCCGAGCACGGCGTCACCGGCACGACCCACCGGCGGATCGCGGCCGCCGCCGACGTGCCGCTCGGCTCGATGACATACCATTTCGCGAGTCTGGACGACCTCCTGACCGAGGCCTTCACCCTGCTCGCCGACACGGTGTCGGCCCGGTTCACCGAGCGGCTGGCCGTGGCCGGGACCCGCGTGGAGGCCTGCGAGGCGGTGGTCGATCTCATCGTGGACGAGAGTTGGGCGACACCCCGCAACCTGCTCCTGAGCTACGAGCTCTACGCCTATGCCGCCCGGGTGCCCGCTCTGCGGAGCGTGATGCAGGGCTGGATGGGCAAGAGCCGCGCGGCCCTGGAGCAGCATTTTTCGCCCGGGACGGCGCGGGCCCTCGACGCGATGATCGAGGGCCTGTCGATCCACCGCTCGGTCGATCGGGAACCGGCAAGCCGGGCCGAGGTGCGGGCGATCGTCACCCGCCTGACGGGAGACGCGCCTCCGCTTCCTTGA
- the htpG gene encoding molecular chaperone HtpG, producing MSETVERHSFGAEVGRLLDLVVHALYSEREIFLRELVANAADAVDRRRFGALTESALALPADAKVRISPDKDARTLTLSDPGIGMTKDELAQNLGTIARSGTRAFSQSLADAKPEERPSLIGQFGVGFYSAFMVADRVEVTSRKAGSDEAWTWASEGQGEYTLAPATRSEPGTDIVLHMKADAEEYLEPIRLETILRKWADHITVPVTLVRDGEEVPSTKGTALWRKAKSEVSEEDYTEFYRQVAHAFDKPWATLHWRAEGQLEFTALLFVPGMKPFMAVEEQRDSKVRLHVRRMFITDEAGLLPSWLRFVQGVVDTEDLPLNVSREMLQATPVLARIRRAVTAKVLSELKTRAKDAESYATFWQAFGPVLKEGLWEDAEHRQDIANLLRFHSSTQEGWTSLADYVARMKPNQEAIYILVGDDVDALKRSAQIEGFTARGLEVLLLSDHVDAFWPERMDAYEGKPIRSITQGGDDLSAFEPEVSEGDAPADLADLLPKLKEALKDDVSDVKASQRLVDSAVLLSAPAFGPDLQMQRLLRRAGRGMGGQPVLELNPRHPLIRRIAERAAAGEDVGEAAQTLVDLAHVQGGDPPRDPVAFARRVAAALAQG from the coding sequence GTGAGCGAGACTGTGGAGCGGCATTCGTTCGGCGCCGAGGTCGGGCGCCTCCTGGACCTCGTCGTCCACGCCCTCTACTCCGAGCGCGAGATCTTCCTGCGCGAGCTCGTCGCCAACGCCGCCGACGCGGTCGACCGGCGCCGCTTCGGGGCGCTGACCGAGTCCGCCCTGGCGCTGCCGGCCGACGCCAAGGTCCGGATCAGCCCCGACAAGGACGCCCGGACCCTGACCCTGTCGGATCCCGGTATCGGCATGACCAAGGACGAGCTGGCGCAGAATCTCGGCACCATCGCCCGCTCCGGCACCCGGGCCTTCAGCCAGTCGCTGGCCGACGCCAAGCCCGAGGAGCGCCCGAGCCTGATCGGCCAGTTCGGCGTCGGCTTCTACTCGGCCTTCATGGTCGCCGACCGGGTCGAGGTCACCTCGCGCAAGGCCGGCTCGGACGAGGCCTGGACCTGGGCCTCGGAGGGGCAGGGCGAATACACCCTGGCGCCCGCGACCCGCTCGGAGCCCGGTACCGACATCGTCCTCCATATGAAGGCCGATGCCGAGGAATATCTCGAGCCGATCCGCCTCGAGACCATCCTGCGCAAGTGGGCCGACCACATCACCGTGCCGGTGACCCTGGTGCGCGACGGCGAGGAGGTGCCCTCGACCAAGGGCACGGCGCTGTGGCGGAAAGCCAAGTCCGAGGTGAGCGAAGAGGACTACACCGAGTTCTACCGCCAGGTCGCGCACGCCTTCGACAAGCCCTGGGCGACGCTGCACTGGCGGGCGGAAGGCCAGCTCGAATTCACCGCGCTCCTGTTCGTGCCGGGCATGAAGCCGTTCATGGCGGTCGAGGAGCAGCGCGACAGCAAGGTGCGCCTGCATGTGCGCCGGATGTTCATCACCGACGAGGCCGGGCTGCTGCCGTCCTGGCTGCGCTTCGTCCAGGGCGTGGTCGATACCGAGGATCTGCCGCTCAACGTCTCGCGCGAGATGCTGCAGGCCACCCCCGTTCTCGCCCGCATCCGCCGCGCGGTGACCGCCAAGGTGCTCTCCGAGCTGAAGACCCGGGCGAAGGACGCGGAGAGCTACGCCACCTTCTGGCAGGCCTTCGGGCCGGTGCTGAAGGAGGGGCTGTGGGAGGATGCCGAGCACCGCCAGGACATCGCCAACCTCCTGCGCTTCCACTCCTCGACCCAGGAGGGCTGGACCTCGCTGGCCGACTACGTCGCGCGGATGAAGCCGAACCAGGAGGCGATCTACATCCTGGTCGGCGACGACGTGGACGCGCTGAAGCGCTCGGCCCAGATCGAGGGTTTCACCGCCCGCGGCCTCGAAGTGCTGCTGCTCTCCGACCACGTCGATGCGTTCTGGCCCGAGCGGATGGATGCCTACGAGGGCAAGCCGATCCGCAGCATCACGCAGGGCGGCGACGACCTCTCGGCCTTCGAGCCGGAGGTGTCCGAGGGCGATGCGCCGGCCGACCTTGCGGATCTCTTGCCGAAGCTGAAGGAGGCGCTGAAGGACGACGTCTCGGACGTGAAGGCGAGCCAGCGCCTCGTCGACAGCGCGGTGCTGCTCTCGGCCCCGGCCTTCGGGCCCGATCTCCAGATGCAGCGCCTGCTGCGCCGCGCCGGCCGCGGCATGGGCGGCCAGCCGGTGCTGGAGCTGAATCCGCGCCATCCGCTGATCCGCCGCATCGCCGAGCGGGCGGCGGCCGGCGAGGATGTCGGGGAGGCGGCCCAGACGCTGGTCGATCTCGCCCACGTCCAGGGCGGCGACCCGCCGCGCGATCCGGTGGCCTTCGCCCGCCGGGTGGCGGCGGCTCTGGCGCAGGGGTGA
- a CDS encoding M16 family metallopeptidase, whose translation MNQHFATLGASPDLKITRLPNGLTVVTEAMPGLATATLGVWVGAGSRNERPEEHGLSHLIEHMAFKGTATRSARRIAEDIENVGGEINAATSVEQTSYTARVLGEDAEVALDVLGDILTRSVFEAGELAREKGVILQEYAAVEDTPDDVVYDAFTEAAFPDQPIGRPILGRPDTINSFDKAAIEAYLAREYTPGRMVLAAAGAVEHDAIVAAAEKHFGSMPAGEGPEAVAGRYGGGERRMPRKLEQANLVLGLPGLSFRDDNYYATHLFAQVLGGGLTSRLWHEVRETRGLAYEIHAFHWPFSDCGLFGIGAGTSGSDLPGLVEVTLGCLREAADTVDSAELARAKAQLKVALLSALETPGGRIERTARQLLAWGRVIPAAEVIAKVDAVTPDDVRAAGRALIAGAPTLAAIGPIKKLQSLETVGAMVRGA comes from the coding sequence ATGAACCAGCATTTCGCGACCCTCGGCGCCTCGCCGGACCTCAAGATCACGCGGCTCCCCAACGGCCTCACCGTCGTCACCGAGGCGATGCCGGGGCTCGCCACCGCGACCCTCGGGGTCTGGGTCGGCGCCGGCTCGCGCAACGAGCGGCCGGAGGAGCACGGCCTCAGCCACCTGATCGAGCACATGGCGTTCAAGGGCACGGCGACGCGCTCGGCCCGCCGGATCGCCGAGGACATCGAGAATGTCGGCGGCGAGATCAACGCCGCCACCAGCGTCGAGCAGACGAGCTACACCGCCCGGGTACTCGGCGAGGATGCCGAGGTCGCCCTCGACGTGCTCGGCGACATCCTGACCCGCTCGGTCTTCGAGGCCGGGGAACTGGCCCGCGAGAAGGGCGTCATCCTCCAGGAATACGCCGCCGTCGAGGACACGCCCGACGACGTGGTCTACGACGCCTTCACGGAGGCCGCCTTCCCCGACCAGCCGATCGGCCGGCCGATCCTGGGGCGCCCGGACACGATCAACAGCTTCGACAAGGCGGCGATCGAGGCCTATCTCGCCCGCGAATACACCCCGGGCCGGATGGTGCTGGCCGCCGCCGGCGCCGTCGAGCACGACGCCATCGTGGCGGCGGCCGAGAAGCATTTCGGATCGATGCCGGCCGGCGAGGGGCCGGAGGCGGTGGCGGGCCGCTATGGCGGCGGCGAGCGGCGGATGCCGCGCAAGCTCGAACAGGCCAACCTGGTGCTCGGCCTGCCGGGCCTGTCGTTCCGGGACGACAACTACTATGCGACGCATCTCTTCGCGCAGGTGCTCGGCGGCGGGCTGACCTCGCGGCTCTGGCACGAGGTGCGCGAGACCCGGGGGCTGGCTTACGAGATCCATGCCTTCCACTGGCCGTTCAGCGATTGCGGCCTGTTCGGCATCGGCGCCGGCACCTCGGGCAGCGACCTGCCGGGCCTCGTCGAGGTCACCCTCGGCTGCCTGCGCGAGGCGGCCGACACGGTCGACTCCGCCGAGCTCGCCCGGGCCAAGGCCCAGCTGAAGGTGGCGTTGCTCTCGGCGCTGGAGACGCCGGGCGGCCGCATCGAGCGCACGGCGCGCCAGCTCCTCGCCTGGGGCCGGGTGATCCCGGCCGCCGAGGTGATCGCCAAGGTCGATGCCGTCACTCCCGACGACGTGCGGGCGGCCGGCCGCGCACTGATCGCCGGCGCGCCGACCCTCGCGGCGATCGGGCCGATCAAGAAGCTGCAGAGCCTGGAGACTGTCGGGGCGATGGTGCGGGGGGCGTGA
- the thrC gene encoding threonine synthase, with the protein MLHVSTRGSAAPLTFTDALLAGLARDGGLYIPQEWPQISRETIAGLAGRPYAEAAKTVLSPLVDGEIASADFGRMIDESYATFRHPAVCPLTQLGDNLFLLELHHGPTLAFKDVAMQLLGRLMDHALKAKGSRATIVGATSGDTGSAAVEAFRGLDNVDVFILYPHGRVSEVQRRQMTTVDAGNIHALAVEGTFDDCQAIVKALFQHPRFAEDVRLSGVNSINWARVAAQAVYYFTSAVALGSPHRPVSFSVPTGNFGDILAGWAAKRMGLPVGRLMIATNANDILARTLASGSYEVRGVAPTTSPSMDIQVSSNFERLLFECLDRDAGAVNRLMAGLKQSGAFTLDERTLGRVRAEFDAAAVPEDEVVAEIRDIYRGTGQIVDPHSAIGVRAARQLLAADPATPVVALATAHAAKFPDAVEAATGVRPALPPHLADLLERRERFTVLPNDEAAVERAIRERARILKSAA; encoded by the coding sequence GTGCTTCATGTCTCGACCCGCGGCAGCGCCGCCCCGCTGACCTTCACCGACGCGCTGCTGGCGGGACTTGCCCGCGACGGCGGCCTGTACATCCCGCAAGAGTGGCCGCAGATCTCCCGCGAGACCATCGCGGGCCTCGCCGGGCGGCCCTATGCGGAGGCGGCCAAGACCGTGCTGTCGCCCCTCGTCGACGGTGAGATTGCGAGCGCCGATTTCGGCCGGATGATCGACGAATCCTACGCCACCTTCCGGCATCCGGCGGTCTGCCCGCTGACCCAGCTCGGCGACAACCTGTTCCTGCTCGAACTGCATCACGGCCCGACGCTCGCCTTCAAGGACGTGGCGATGCAGCTGCTCGGCCGGCTGATGGACCACGCGCTGAAGGCCAAGGGCAGCCGCGCCACCATCGTCGGCGCCACCTCGGGCGATACCGGCAGCGCCGCCGTCGAGGCGTTCCGCGGCCTCGACAACGTCGACGTGTTCATCCTCTACCCCCATGGCCGGGTGTCCGAGGTGCAGCGCCGGCAGATGACCACGGTCGATGCGGGCAACATCCACGCGCTGGCCGTCGAGGGCACCTTCGACGATTGCCAGGCGATCGTGAAGGCTTTGTTCCAGCACCCGCGCTTCGCCGAGGACGTGCGGCTCTCGGGCGTCAACTCGATCAACTGGGCCCGGGTCGCCGCGCAGGCGGTCTACTACTTCACCAGCGCCGTGGCGTTGGGCAGCCCGCACCGCCCGGTCTCGTTCTCGGTGCCGACGGGCAATTTCGGCGACATCCTGGCCGGCTGGGCGGCGAAGCGCATGGGCCTGCCGGTCGGCCGGCTGATGATCGCCACCAACGCCAACGACATCCTGGCCCGCACGCTCGCCAGCGGCTCCTACGAGGTGCGGGGCGTCGCTCCCACCACCTCGCCGTCGATGGACATCCAGGTCTCGTCGAACTTCGAGCGCCTGCTGTTCGAATGCCTCGACCGCGATGCCGGCGCCGTCAACCGGCTGATGGCCGGCCTGAAGCAATCGGGCGCCTTCACCCTCGACGAGCGGACGCTCGGACGGGTCCGGGCCGAGTTCGACGCGGCGGCGGTGCCCGAGGACGAGGTCGTGGCCGAGATCCGCGACATCTACCGGGGCACCGGCCAGATCGTCGATCCGCACAGCGCCATCGGCGTGCGCGCCGCCCGCCAGCTTCTCGCCGCCGACCCGGCGACGCCGGTGGTGGCGCTCGCCACCGCGCATGCGGCGAAGTTCCCGGACGCGGTCGAGGCCGCGACCGGCGTGCGCCCGGCCCTGCCGCCGCACCTCGCCGACCTCCTGGAGCGGCGCGAGCGCTTCACGGTGCTGCCGAACGACGAGGCGGCGGTGGAGCGGGCGATCCGCGAGCGCGCCCGCATCCTGAAGAGCGCCGCATGA
- a CDS encoding DUF4864 domain-containing protein: MRTLVALMTLLAVGQGALAASGDGEAARAAILRQQEAFRHDDAAGAYAEAAPAIRSIFGSPETFIGMVRQGYGAVYRNRRFEFGSDEALPDGSLAQGVRIQDQDGTDWEALYTLERDGDGAWRITGCRLRKAPGASA; the protein is encoded by the coding sequence ATGCGCACCCTCGTCGCCCTGATGACCCTGCTCGCCGTCGGCCAGGGCGCGCTCGCCGCGAGCGGCGACGGGGAGGCGGCCCGGGCAGCGATCCTGCGCCAGCAGGAGGCCTTCCGGCACGACGACGCGGCCGGCGCCTATGCCGAGGCGGCGCCCGCCATCCGGTCGATCTTCGGGAGCCCCGAGACCTTCATCGGCATGGTCCGGCAGGGTTACGGCGCGGTCTACCGCAACCGCCGCTTCGAGTTCGGCAGCGACGAGGCCCTGCCCGACGGAAGCCTCGCGCAGGGGGTGCGCATCCAGGACCAGGACGGCACCGATTGGGAGGCGCTCTACACCCTGGAGCGCGACGGGGACGGGGCGTGGCGGATCACCGGCTGCCGCCTGCGCAAGGCGCCGGGCGCGAGCGCCTGA